Below is a genomic region from Haliotis asinina isolate JCU_RB_2024 chromosome 14, JCU_Hal_asi_v2, whole genome shotgun sequence.
TTTGGGTGTCAGCCTTGGGAGGGGTGAAGCGGGAGGTTAGGGTGCGTCCACTTGGAAAATAAGTAAAGTCCCGTTGTccgatgttttcatttttttatttatctaCAAAATCTCGTCCTACAGCATTCTTGCGTTTGGATGATGTGCTTGCTTTGATTTAGCGTTAAATTTGTCAAACATGTATTTGTAACTTCAGTTTTGAAATGGCACATTTATCGGTTTTCAGTTTATGTTAACAGTCAAAAGAGACGCCGTTTAAAACTAGTGTACATAAAGCGTGGACAATGGTAGGATAGTATGACATGCACCTTTCTGTCATCACTGCTGACTAGTGATTGATAACGCAAGCTTGCAATAGCTTAtaatattaaaatcaaataCGCTTCAAGAATTTGGAAAAGGTGCTtctttttgtttgggttttttaccATTGGCGATGGTTGAATTTGTAAATTTAAACTGTGTGACATATACCAACACAGATTTGGAAAATATCATAACAGTAACATAATcagttgccgccattttgaagTCATggattcaggggaggtaacaaTATGATAGAAAAATCCCTACAGCATTCTTGCTGTTCTGTCAAGACTTTTGTGTCTGAATTTCTAAACTTTTGTAGCTAAAAAGGCACATGTTACATCTGTTCACCCGGTATGCTAGAAAACAGCAATAGTAATCTACGAACTGCTTGAAAGGCGTATTACAGTTTACGGATGTTCAGTCctggtgagtgagtcagtcagtttagttttactccacaaacagcaatattctagctataaggcagctgtctgtaaatgatcaagtctggacaagacaatccagcgatcaacaacatggacacctctctacgcagttgggataagaTGATGTGCCATCCAAATCAGCGTACCTGACACCCGACCCCGTTGGTGTAAAATCATCCTTCTGTTCACTGTTTTAAATAATATAACCAATTTAAAGATATAATCAGTTGTAATCAAATGCATTATGCAATCAACAGTGAGGTGTAATTTCTATTGTTCGTCAGTTTATACGCCAGACATACACTAACGgccaaaagaaacgttaccTTTACGACGTAGGTAGCCAATTCTGAGTTGGCGTTGTGACGCGTGGACATCCACTTCTTGGTCTGTTTACGGTGACCCCAGTCTCTGTGTAGCGCTGAATAAGTCTAATGACCGTTATACGGTGGCGTCCGAGGGCGTTGGCGCAGTCATTGTTTGTCGACCCCATCTACCCCCATCCCAGTGGTTCTTTCCTTCCCTTCAGCTATAAATTGTGGCGTATTTCTCGCACTTGTGTGTCATGTCCTGCATTATACACTAGTCCCTTTTTATACGCTATAGAACTATTCTACACGTGACACATGATACATTCTACTTGAATATGCTCTTTGGTGATCGATATTGCTATATGTAATCAGACAATGCTACTTCGCATGCAAAACTAATAACAAAGATCATTTTCGATGTTCCTAAACACGTTTTAACAATATCAAAGACACGTTTAGCTTAAAATGGCAGGATGTTATTTTAGCCTTTCTTTTTGGATATCTAAATGACTGTTATTGGTTTATTTCGACATGGTCGAAAAGAGAACAATTTAACTCTTTTGAAAGAGATGCATTTCACTTAAGTACGAATGAATTTCAGAACTGCATTTCGTGATTTGCATAAAGCTGTATTGTTGAGCTTTCTTGTGAACTAATAGATTCTAATTTATCTTTGATATCTTTTAAACACGCTGACTGCCACCACGAGTATACTGTTAGTATCAGTTCTAGTCGAATTTGCCCTACGAGTTATCTTGTAGCTATTTCAATGGCCTCTTGAaagaagtttcacatgttggcaaaacAGGCACAAGAAGCATCATCTCCTAGCTGTAACAAAGTACGCCAGAGCACTTTTGTTTCTTGTGCCTATTTCCTAAAATGTGAACCTGGTTTTAAAATACTACTGATGAGTTTACTGGTGAGAGGTAGTCAAGGTGTAATGTAATTCATAAAGTTAGGATGGTAGCGTTTCTTTCGGCGTTTATAGTATATATTCCGCATGTCAGATAGTACTATCTTCGGACATATGCTCATTCATGCACCTCACACAAACGTCACGTACACGTCAAACCACACCCATGTCATACACACGCTAGAAAATCCTTTGTTCTGAAAAAATGTTCTGGAATTTATAGGGAGTATCAGTGTTAATCAAGATCTCTGAAAATGCAAACGAGCTATACTTTATAACATTACATTATATGATATTAAATAGAACCTCATATTTCATCCTTGTGGCATGATACAAATATTCATGGCAGGGGAAATATGTTAAGAAAAGATCTGCACTGATTTCTTGATGATCCATTCATTAAATTGTCACAACTGCTTTGCCTATTTGGCCCAATGCAATCTGTATCAACAGGCATTTGAAACCCAATATATCTGTTCAGGTAGTATATTGAACAGGTGCTTgttcagttttgaaatattctctgaaacaaaaacagtaaCACGCCCGTGCTCTTTTCTTCATGTGGCATATGCCTTCACCTTCGAAAAGAAATTTGattcatgacacaaaatataaGCAAATATAATCCTGAACATTAACGTGAAAAGAGAAACATTAATGTTTTCAATCACGTTTTTCACGCCCACTTATAAAGTTCCATACCGGAACCTGTTTGTTTACTCGTGATGGTTCGAACGGCATGGCCTCTTCACAATATTTTCATTCTCTTTGCCTGATTTCAATTGGAGTGGGTAAGTAATAAAATTAAATTACGATGTTAGAATATCTAACTAATTGAAATATATGTCAACGTTATAGAATAATCAGTTTCTGATTCTGTTTGGCATAAAGAACAAGATGGAGAACTTAATGTATGGATCAAGGAAACAAGTGACGGCAGCCAGTGTTGGCCGATCGCCCCTGTACTATTTCTTGCACCTGGGAAAAAGGACGAgactgttgtttaacgccgcacaacAATTCAAGGCGAACTAACAACAAATCGGTTCTTGAAAGATCATATTTAGGACAGATTTTCCTTAGGAGGCAAACTAGAACGTTGACTCCAGAACATTATTGAGCGTTTTGTAGAGTGTCTGCCGAAACAGAAAATCCTTTAGGTGTTAGAGGCAGTATATCACACAGCAGTTCTCTAAAAATGAATCATGCGTTTTTCTCAACTATCAAGTCTCATTGTTAAGCACAAAATAgtggtggatgagtgagtatggatttacccTGCTTTCACTATTATTCCAGTAAGCCCGCGCTCTGGAAcacctaaaagcggcgtaaaaccactctcactctctcactcactcagatcctTCGAAACCCttatgctgccacttttgtagcataaaatatattttctcgttacttcgattatttactcgttgcttcgagtattttctcgttatttcaatgatTTTCTAGTAACTTCCTTCGATTACTTTCTTGTCGCTTCGAGTTTCagtgaaaaacttgaaatttcgaatattttctcgttagttcaggtttctttcaaaaagttgaaatttcgagtacttactcgttgcttcgattttTATCTTAATTCTACGTTTGATGAATTTAGCATgaatagtttaggagatctgaTCCAAACAAGaagacatcctcatagtcacagcctaagtcacgtgtccatggaaacagcaaaacaatAGAATTCATATCTGTgtataaccatcaaatggcacatCTGTGGATCATGCTTGATGTCAAATTTGacgaagctagcatgtatagtttaaggaaatctgctccgaacacgatgacatcctcatagtcacagcctaagtcacattTGGGTGGAAACCACAAAAGATTCATATCTAGGTTTatcatgtttgatatgtgtaccaaACCTGATGGAGTTATCACGAATAGGTTAGGAAATATGTTTCGGGCGGTATCTAcctcccaaaagacagaccgcttaaaacaactcattttatggttggttgcattttaaggcttaattaagctgtaCCCTTGAAAATTGAGGTATGTGCCATGATGAAAAAGAATTTATGTTTAGAAATGGTTATACGACCTCTGGCCATATGAAGCTTTAAGTGGtattgaaaatgttcatttaatattttcaagaaaactgctTCGCGTAAAGAAAAGTGCTCGTCATTACATGTTGTATGCAGAGACTGGAAGGAAATCAATTTGTACTcatattcataccaaaatggtaATCTATGCTTTTTCACCAAACTGACTTCAGTCAAATCCTCAAAGTCATCtaatatatggtatcatttctTAGTTAATTGTTACTTGCGGTTCACTTCCAAAAGACAGACCTCCCGTAAGATAGACTCAATGAGTACACTAATTAGCTCAGTCAGGCTCTCCACCCCTATTCAATTAACGAGCTCACCCGGAGTCAGTACAGAGTATAGTGAATACAGTGAGTTAGACTAGTTTGTACAATGTTGGAATTCAAGTAATACTCAGtcatcaaaaggatttcattACTCGATGTATGAAAATGCACTTATTCCAGAACCTCATCTTAAATTGGTTTGTAACCGACTTTGTAATCTTTGTAGTCAAGCCATATGTGacgaattccatgttttactaATATGCCCCCTACTTGTCGAACAACGAATATCATTTTTAGCAAATTAATTATTCGAAATTGCTAGCTTTACTCGAAGCGACGATAAATTAATCGAAGGAAggaaaaaataattgaaataacgagaaaatattcgaaatttcaagtttttgactgaaacttgaagcgacgagaaaatactcgaaaatACTCGaagaaattaatcgaaggaaCGAACACAATAGTTAAAATAACgggaaaatactcgaagcaacgagtaaataattgaagtaacgagaattgtctttgaaaaaaaattatgctacaaaagtggaAGTATTGGGCTTTCGTAAGATCCAGAACATTTCATATGTATTTCCTCATATCCCAAAGCTTCTCACTTTCCTCCCCAGCTTTATTTTCCTTTTAACCTATGCTCAGTACAGAGGAATAGACGCAATGAGTACAGAGGAATAGACGCAGTGAGAATGTCTTCCATACAAATCACTTATTTCTCCATGTTGTCCTTATTCATTTTCCTCCGTAGATGCTGATTTGAGATCTTTATTATATTTCTAAAGACACCTCTGAAATGTACAATTTCATAAACAAATATTATTGTGTTAAGTAAATAATCGTTGTCAGATTAACTAAACTAGTAAAACTAATTAAACCAATCTTTCTACTGGCAAAGAGACCGAGTCTTTGAAGTTTGTGGGGAGGTGGGACGCAACCTCTACCCCGATCCTTCTCATGATGCTATTTACTGGTTGTTACTGACTACATTCCACGTTTCACAAACCAAACCTGCACAGGGTATCTATGTCTATTTTTCAGCGCTGCTAGTGCCGTGTCTGGAGGGGAGAGGTGTTTACGTTACGTCAAAAAAAAGTTCTCAACCGCCGGTTTGGAGACACATGACGAGTGTCGAACACCATAGACACAGTCCCTTCAACAAACAACCAAGCCCATATTGTGTTCAGTACAACACCTGTGTGGCGACTTTCACCACCGGCGCACAGACTGGTCAACGGTGCAAGTATGCGTCATTTTCTCACTGTCGCCTTCTGAATTCCATAACTTGGTTGAAACGATACTCGTTGCACTACATACTTTCCTTAGTGTTTCCTGAAAGTTGCACAACTGTATTCATTTGGTCTTTACATTCTCCAACTTGGATCCGATTTAATATTCGGTTGGTCCTACATATAACAACTGAAATGTATCGCAGTCAAATTTGGTATTCGTTAGCCCCATTTGAAACTCAAGACTaccatttttctttcttttaacATTATGGAACCCGACAGTAAGAGGTTGTATTTAGTTGGCCCCATATTTAACAAGTGAACTGTATGGCAGTAAACGTATTTACTCTGTTCTTCTATCGTTCCACCACCATAGTAGTTATTTTGCCTCCGACATCTTCCGACTGCACGTCAACCGTCATTTTCAGTTCCTCCAGAACACACCTGTGACTCACATCAAGCGTCGTGTTTGAATTCCTCCATGACATCAAACGTCCTTTTCTCAGTTCATACAGGCGATCAAACGTGTTTTTTTCACTTCACACAGGTCATTAAACGTCTTGTTTCATTTCCTCCAGTACGTCAAACGTCTTGCTATATTTCCTCCAGAACAGTTGTCTGACTCCACATCAAACGTCTTGTGGCACTTCCTCGAGGACATCAAATGTCTtgttttctgggtttttttccagAACAGTTGTCTGACTCCACATCAAACGTCTTGTGTCACTTCCTCGAGGACATCAAATGTCTTGTTTTCTGTTCCTCCAGAACAGTTGTCTGACTCCACATCAAACGTCTTCTTTCACTTCCTTCAGGTCATCAAACGTCATGTTTCATTTACTCCAGaacagttgtcagactgcacgTCTAACATCATGTTTCAGTTCCTCCAGTGCCTACCTACGATGCCTGAACGAAGCCAGGTTGAAATGTAAAGCGACGAGTCTGCCCAGAAGGATTACCTCGCTATTCATGTATTTGCAGAGTTCTTGCAGAAAAGATTGCAGAGGTAAGAATGAGGTGTGTTTTGTGGATGGAGCGATGGGGGCTGTGAAGGGAGCAGTGGGTGTGGTGAAGGGAGTGTTTTGTGTTCCACGTGGAGAGGTGAATTTTTTCTTGTTATCGTGGAATAATTAGAATGGTTTATTCAGCATTGAAGGCTTGTGTTTTGGCAGGGAACGAAGACAAATGCATTGTGATTGGAGTCACCGAATTGGAGGACAATGTGGATCAGAAAGAAAAGGGCAAAGTGACGGAAAAGGCCAGAAAGGAAACAGAAGAGGAAAGAATAATGAATGAACGGCATGCGAAAATGGAAATGGAAAAGATGCAGAAGGAAAAAGCGAGGAAAGAGAACGAACGTAAAGAAAGGGAAAGGAGGGAAAGGGAGAGAAAAGAGAAAGAAAGGGAAAGAagagaaaaagagagaaaggagaaagaaagagaaagaaaaatgaaagaatGGCGTGAGAAAATGGAAATGGAAAAGATGAGGAGGGAAAAAGagagaaaggagaaagaaagggaAAGGAGGGAAAAAGagagaaaggagaaagaaagggaAAGGAAAATGAAAGAATGGCGTGAGAAAATGGAAATGGAAAAGATACGGAAGGAAAAAGCGAGGAAAGAGAACGAACGTAAAGAAAGGGAAAGGATGGAAAAAGagagaaaggagaaagaaagggaAAGGAAAAGGAAAGAATGGCGTGAGAAAATGGAAATGGAAAAGATACGGAAGGAAAAAGCGAGGAAAGAGAACGAACGGAAAGAAAGGGAAAGGAGGGGAAAAGAGAAGAAAGAGAGCTCCAACATTTCTCCTATTACCTCGGGGATGACAAGGGTCACTCCCACTGACAATCCTGAAACAGCATTGATGACCTCAACGAAACATCCAAATGGAGCCTTCACTGAAGGAGTCGGACGTCCCAAAAATGTTCCGAGTGGCGACAACACACTGCGCAATAATGGTGGCTACAAAGACAAGGACCGTGTTGGTGTTGTCGATGATGGTGGCTACAAAGACAAGGACCGTGTTGGTGTTGTCGATGATGATGGCTACAAAGACAAGGACCGTGTTGGTGTTGTCGATGATGATGGCTACAAAGACAAGGACCGTGCTGGTGTTGTCGATGATGATGGCTACAAAGACAAGGACCGTGTTGGTGTTGTCGATGATGATGGCTTCAAAGACAAGGACCGTGTTGGTGTTGTCGATGATGATGGCTACAAAGACAAGGACCGTGTTGGTGTTGTCGATGATGATGGCTACAAAGACAAGGACCGTGTTGGTGTTGTCGATGATGATGGCTTCAAAGACAAGGACCGTGTTGGTGTTGTCGATGATGATGGCTACAAAGACAAGGACCGTGTTGGTGTTGTCGATGATGATGCTAATGATGCTCATGTGACAGAAGAAGCGATGGGTCGAGTAAATCGGTGGGATGTCCTTGGTAACAATAAAGGAGTGTCTCTTCACAGCGTCTTCAGTACAATCAGCTGCGCAGCGGCCGCAGCAATCATCTTTTACACACTATTATAGACACACTACCTCAAACACTATTATGGCCATTTTGGGCATGTGTATTGTCAGTTCATTAGAAACCTTGTCGGTAGGGTAGGACACGCTAACACCTTTCGCGGACAGCTGGTGTCATCAGAGATTTTCTGTGATATATTCGTGTATTATTATAACCTATACTGCTTCGGGAACCAAATGTTTCTAAGGATTATCAAGTCTGAGTATTCTATTGCACTGACGTTTTACATATAACATACGTGTGAGTAACTGACACCTACCTCGTACTTTATCTCTTTAGTCACGTCTTCCGTAATGTGTTTCGGTAAATTGTTCACGTTGATTGTCTGTTTCATACAAGACACTGCCATATTTGAACCTTTGTTTGGGCATTAAATCATCTACCTCAACATTTCAATGTGTTCATTCAGTGTCTCGTCACACCgctgagtgcggagttaaacaataaacaaaatacaccgTTTGCAAAGggtcgagtgagtgaatgattgagtatgattttacgatCCTGttagcagtatcacggcggggacaccagaaatgggctttacacattgtaaacatgtggggaatcgaacccgggtcgacgaacgaacgcttcaaccacatcgctaccctaccgccctcgCAGCTATGAGATCCGGATCATGTAATCAGTAATGCCATTGAATTACACAATAGAGGAATGTAATCTGGCGGTCTGAAAATGTACGTATTATTTCTAAGATGCTTTACATTGTTCatgtagaaataatgaaacattaGAGATGATATGCATTTTCTATCTATCATtataacatgaaaacatatttatatacagACTTCATTCTGCGATGAACTCATAGAAGTTCTTAAATCAGTCCACGATTTTATCGTTAAAATGAGTGTAgttacaataataataatagtagtTACACAAATCATATTAAAAGTGAGATGCTGCTTGTCTTTATCTCGATACCACCAGTTAGACCTGACGAtcacagatgagtgagtgagttcagttttacgccgcactcagcattttCCAGCCATaaggtggtggtctgtaaataatcgagtttggagcagacaatccagtgatcaacaccagtagcatcgatctgctcaattgggaaccgatgacatgtgtcaaccaagtcagcgagcctgaccacccgatcccgttagtcgcctcttacaacaagcacaatcgccttttatggcaaacatgggtggctgaagacctattctacccggatcttcacgggtagattACAGATGAACATTGTGCATGTGTAATATTATAAGTTATGTATGAACATGTGTATTTGAAGTTGCTAATTGCACTCTGTGTGTAATGGAGAGGTATATATAAAAGcaatgttttaatttattaCCAAGTCAATTATGTTTAAACCGCTGTACAATTTACACTAAGTGCCACGATGATATCTGATATTGGTTTATAGGGAAGGTTACTGATAGATTTGAAGAAAATGATTTAATCATGGTATTAACTTGGTTCCACGTCGAAGGAATACTTTCGTGACCTTTCGTAATAGAAGGCTGGTTTTCACAAACTTCATTATGTATGGAAACCTATTAGCGCCACGATCTTAGACATGTTCAGGTATGTGCATACTGCTTTCATAGGCGTAGAAGATACTTTGATACATGATGTTATAAAATATGATTGTAATTATACATGCTTGATTAACATTCTGGCATTTGTAAAATACTGCATATATGCCAGTCATTATGTATTATATCTTCCATCCTATGATAATCTATATGAGAAGATATGAACGGTCACTTAATAAActggaggagagagagagagatgaaaT
It encodes:
- the LOC137260721 gene encoding DNA ligase 1-like, giving the protein MASSQYFHSLCLISIGVALLVPCLEGRGVYVTSKKSSQPPVWRHMTSVEHHRHSPFNKQPSPYCVQYNTCVATFTTGAQTGQRCNSSSAYLRCLNEARLKCKATSLPRRITSLFMYLQSSCRKDCRGNEDKCIVIGVTELEDNVDQKEKGKVTEKARKETEEERIMNERHAKMEMEKMQKEKARKENERKERERRERERKEKERERREKERKEKERERKMKEWREKMEMEKMRREKERKEKERERREKERKEKERERKMKEWREKMEMEKIRKEKARKENERKERERMEKERKEKERERKRKEWREKMEMEKIRKEKARKENERKERERRGKEKKESSNISPITSGMTRVTPTDNPETALMTSTKHPNGAFTEGVGRPKNVPSGDNTLRNNGGYKDKDRVGVVDDGGYKDKDRVGVVDDDGYKDKDRVGVVDDDGYKDKDRAGVVDDDGYKDKDRVGVVDDDGFKDKDRVGVVDDDGYKDKDRVGVVDDDGYKDKDRVGVVDDDGFKDKDRVGVVDDDGYKDKDRVGVVDDDANDAHVTEEAMGRVNRWDVLGNNKGVSLHSVFSTISCAAAAAIIFYTLL